ACGCGCGAGCGCGAGCCTACCTGCGCCTCCAAATCTTTGCGCGTGAATCCGTTTTCCTTCATGAATTCTTCGAGTACCGTTATTTCGTGCGATTTTCTGCCGTCCATGCGCTCCCAATATGGGAGCTTTGCATGTCGTGTCAATTTTTTATTGCGTATTTTTATTTTTTGAAACTTTATTGCTTCGTCTGCGTTTTTTACCAGCGCACGGAGGAAATTTTTTGTATATAAAGGGAACATGAAAAAATTATTATTTGCAGCCGCAGTGCTCGCAGCCGCGGGCGCGGGCGTATATTTCGGATTTTTCGGGTCGTCGGAAGCCGCCGTACAATTCAAAACGGCAACAGCGCAGACGCGCGACGTCGTAAAGACAATAGACGCAACGGGCACTGTCGAACCCGAAGATCTGGTTGACGTAGCCGCCCGCGTTTCGGGCGAAATCATCGCGTTCGGAAAGGACAAGGACGGCAAGGAGGTCGATTACGGCTCGGAAATCCGCGAGGGCGACGTCATCGCGCTTATCGACGACCAAATCCAGCAGTCGAACTACCTCAGCGCGAACGCGAAGCTCGAAGCCGCAAAGGCGGCGCAGACGCAGGCGAACGCAAACCTCGTCGTGGCGCAAACCAACCTGCGTCAGGCTGAGCGCGACTGGAAACGCGCCGAGCGTCTGGGAGCGTCGGAAGCGCTCTCGCAGGCGTCGTACGACTCCTACCTTGCCGCGTGGGAAAAGGCGACCGCCGAAATCGACGTGGCAAAGGCAAAAATTTTGCAGGCAAACGCGGACGTCGTGCAGGCTGAGGCGAACATGAAAGAGGCAAAGCGCAACCTCGAATACTGCGTCATCAAAGCTCCCGTCAACGGCGTCGTCATCGACCGCAAGGTGAACGTGGGGCAGACGGTTGTTTCGAACATGAGCGCAAGCAGCCTGTTTTCCATCGCAAAAGACCTGCGCCGCATGGAGGTCTGGGCTTCGGTGAACGAAGCGGACATCGGCGGAATCCACAAGGGACAGCCCGTGTCGTTTACGGTTGACGCGTTCCCGTCGGAAAAATTCGCGGGCACAGTCGGGAAAATCCGCCTTAACGCCACGATGTCGCAAAACGTGGTGACGTACGTCGTGGAGGTTCTCACGGACAACTCCGACCTCAAACTTTTGCCCTATCTTTCGGCGAATCTGAGCTTCGAAACCGCCCGCAAAAACGGCGCGCTCGCCGTGCCGAACGCGGCTCTGCGCTTCTCGCCCGACGCAAAATACATAGCCGACGGCGAAGCCGCGCCCGAAAACTCGCGCTGCGTGTGGGTGCTTGCGGGCGAAAACAAAGTGCGCCCCGTGAAAGTCAAAACCCTTATCAACGATGGCGCGTGGACTGCGGTCGAAGCGTCGGAAATCAAGGCGGGCGACGTCCTCATAACGGGCGTCGAAACAGCCGCCGCAAAGTCCGCGGTGAGCACGCCGTTCATGCCGAAAATGCCGCAACGCAAAAAGGGCAACGCGCCCGCAAAAAAATGAGCCTGATTTCGCTTAAAAACATTCAAAAAACCTACTTCATGGGCGACATCTCGCTGCCCGTCTTGAAGGGCATTACCCTGAATGTGGAGCGCGGCGAAATGGTCGCGCTCACGGGGGTTTCGGGTTCGGGCAAAAGCACGCTGATGAACATTCTGGGCTGTCTCGACAGACCCACGGGCGGCGAGTACTGGCTCGACGGCAGGGAGATTTCCAAGCTCGACAACGACGGACGCGCGGACGTCAGAAACAAGAAAATCGGCTTCGTCTTCCAGAATTTCAACCTGCTCGCAAGGACGACCGCCCTCGAAAACGTCATAATGCCGCTCGGCTACACCGCGGCGCATTTGTCGGAAAAGAAGATGCTCGAAATGGGCAAGGCAATGCTCGAACGCGTCGGGCTTGCCGACCGCATGGATCACGAGCCGTCGCGGCTTTCGGGCGGACAGCAGCAGCGCGTGGCAATCGCCCGCGCGCTCGTCAACAAGCCGCAAATCGTCTTCGCCGACGAGCCGACGGGCAACCTCGACACGAAAATGAGCGAAGAAATCCTGCGGATTTTCAACGAAATCAACGAAAAGGACGGCGTGACAATCGTTCTTGTAACCCACGAAATGGACGTCGCGCAAAGCGCGAAACGCATTATCAAACTCAAAGACGGGGAAATTTCCTCCGACACCGTATTGCGAAAATGAGAAGACTGCGCGTATTGAAATGGGCGTTGAAGGCAATCTGCCGCAACCCCACCCGGACTTTCCTGACGACGCTCGGCATTGTCATCGGCATTGCCGCGGTTATCGCGCTGATGGAAATAGGCAACGGCGCGCGCGAGACGCTGGCGAAAAACATCGCCAACATGGGCGTGAACACAATCCGCGTCTGGCCCGGGACTATCACAAGAAGCGGCGTAAGCTCGGGGTCGAGCGGCAGGGCGAACATCACGCTCACCGACGTCGCCGCAATCAAAAAGGGCTGTCCGTCGGTCGTGTCTGTTTCGCCCGTGGTGAACGTGCGCGGGCAGATTATCTACGGCGGAAAAAATTGGAGCCCGTTCAGCATTATAGGCGTCAACGCCGACTACCTGAAAATCGCGAACTGGTACATAGAGGACGGCGAGCCGATAGACCCCGTGCACGTCGCGCGCGGCTCGAAGGTCTGCCTCGTGGGTTCTACGATTGTTCGCGAGCTTTTCGGCGGCGAAAATCCCGTCGGCAAGGATTTGCGCATTCAGAATGTCGTCTTCAAAATCATCGGCGTGCTCAAAACGAAGGGCGCAAACATGATGGGCTTCGACCAGGACGACACGGTAATCGCGCCGTGGACTACCGTGAAAATGCGCCTGCGCGGCGCGGGAAGCACTTCGCTTAGCTCGACTTCGACGACAAGCTCGACAAGCAGCGCGTCGAGCACGTCCGACTTCTACGTCGGAAGCCTCGACCTCTACCCGTCGTCGTCAAGCTCGAACCGCCCGCCCGTGCGCTTCGCAAACGTGGACTCTCTTATTCTCTCCGCGCCGAGTCAGGCGGAAGTGCCCCGTGCGGTGGAGGAAATCACCGCCGTCATGCGCGAAACCCACAGGCTTGCGCCCGAAAACGACGACGATTTCAGAATCCGCACCATGGCGGAATTCTCCGAATTTTTCACGTCGCAGACCGAGACTATTACGAATTTGCTCCTGTGCGTGGCGTTCGTTTCGCTGCTTGTAGGCGGCATAGGAATCATGAACATAATGCTCGTTTCTGTAACGGAGCGCACGCGCGAAATCGGGCTGCGCATGGCGGTCGGCGCGCGGGGCGGCGACATTCTCAAACAGTTTTTGGTGGAATCAATCGTGATTTGCATGCTCGGCGGGCTGTTGGGAATCGCGCTCGGGCACGGGCTGTCGGTTGCGATGTCGGTTCTTATGCACTGGCCGTCGTCTGTTTCGTACGGCGCGATAGTTTTGGCGGTGGGCGTTTCGGCTCTCGTGGGCGTGGTTTTCGGATACTACCCCGCGTGGAAGGCGGCGCGGCTCGACCCAATTGAGGCTCTTAGATATGAATAGAATTTGTCAGAAAATAATAACGGCTTTCGCGTGCGCCGCGCTGTGCGGCTGCATGGTCGGCCCCGACTTCGAAAAACCGAAAGCCGACGCGCTTCCCGAAAAATATTCGTCCGACGGCAAAAGCGTGGCGAACCCGCGCGAGCCGTCCGACGCCGAGCTTGCCGAATGGTGGGGCGTCTTCGGCGACGAAACGCTGTCGTCGCTTGTGCGCCGCGCGTTCGAAAAGAATTTCGATTTGGCTACGGCGGTCGCGAAAATCAAGCAGGCTCGCGCAA
The Opitutia bacterium KCR 482 genome window above contains:
- a CDS encoding ABC transporter ATP-binding protein codes for the protein MSLISLKNIQKTYFMGDISLPVLKGITLNVERGEMVALTGVSGSGKSTLMNILGCLDRPTGGEYWLDGREISKLDNDGRADVRNKKIGFVFQNFNLLARTTALENVIMPLGYTAAHLSEKKMLEMGKAMLERVGLADRMDHEPSRLSGGQQQRVAIARALVNKPQIVFADEPTGNLDTKMSEEILRIFNEINEKDGVTIVLVTHEMDVAQSAKRIIKLKDGEISSDTVLRK
- a CDS encoding efflux RND transporter periplasmic adaptor subunit: MKKLLFAAAVLAAAGAGVYFGFFGSSEAAVQFKTATAQTRDVVKTIDATGTVEPEDLVDVAARVSGEIIAFGKDKDGKEVDYGSEIREGDVIALIDDQIQQSNYLSANAKLEAAKAAQTQANANLVVAQTNLRQAERDWKRAERLGASEALSQASYDSYLAAWEKATAEIDVAKAKILQANADVVQAEANMKEAKRNLEYCVIKAPVNGVVIDRKVNVGQTVVSNMSASSLFSIAKDLRRMEVWASVNEADIGGIHKGQPVSFTVDAFPSEKFAGTVGKIRLNATMSQNVVTYVVEVLTDNSDLKLLPYLSANLSFETARKNGALAVPNAALRFSPDAKYIADGEAAPENSRCVWVLAGENKVRPVKVKTLINDGAWTAVEASEIKAGDVLITGVETAAAKSAVSTPFMPKMPQRKKGNAPAKK
- a CDS encoding ABC transporter permease, whose protein sequence is MRRLRVLKWALKAICRNPTRTFLTTLGIVIGIAAVIALMEIGNGARETLAKNIANMGVNTIRVWPGTITRSGVSSGSSGRANITLTDVAAIKKGCPSVVSVSPVVNVRGQIIYGGKNWSPFSIIGVNADYLKIANWYIEDGEPIDPVHVARGSKVCLVGSTIVRELFGGENPVGKDLRIQNVVFKIIGVLKTKGANMMGFDQDDTVIAPWTTVKMRLRGAGSTSLSSTSTTSSTSSASSTSDFYVGSLDLYPSSSSSNRPPVRFANVDSLILSAPSQAEVPRAVEEITAVMRETHRLAPENDDDFRIRTMAEFSEFFTSQTETITNLLLCVAFVSLLVGGIGIMNIMLVSVTERTREIGLRMAVGARGGDILKQFLVESIVICMLGGLLGIALGHGLSVAMSVLMHWPSSVSYGAIVLAVGVSALVGVVFGYYPAWKAARLDPIEALRYE